The sequence TACGATAAGTGACGGTACCTGTGAGATTGAAGTCCGTATTTTAGGTTCCGTGGTTGATGGCCTTGACGAGAGCGCGAAAGCCCAGCTTAAGGAGGGACTTGGTGTTAAGGTTGGTGGTTACCTTGACGAACACAACGGAAAACTTGAAGTCATACCCTATATTCCGGAGGCCATTATAGCTTACGGAGAGCCCCTTCAGACGACGACAACCACGACTACTACCACAACAACCTCTGAAGAAATGACAACCACTACCACAACTACTACGACCGCATCCTCAATTCCAACGACTACAACTACCACGACCACTACGACGGCCCCACCAACCCAGCCAGGGCCTCAATGGGTCACCGTGTCGGATCTTTCCTCAGCAAGCGGTGTGGTTCAGCTCAACGCCACTTGGCTCAAGCTCTACTACTCCAAGCCGAATTACCTTCTCGAAGTCTCCGACGACACCGGCAGAGCAAACCTCACCGTTGAGAGAACCTTGCTCCCGAATCCGATTGAAGCCGGAACCGGAAGCGTGCTCCATCTGGTCGTTAACGCTTCCTCCATGACTGTCCTTAACCTCTCCGTGGTCTCCCCGCAGCCCTCGCCGCTTCTCAGCACAGCCGACATAACATATGAGCTTATGGGAACCACCGTCGTCGTTGAGGGCACTGTTTCGAACTTCCAGACGATCGGTTCAAACCTGAAGTTCCTCGTTGTTGATGATAGTGGAAGCATAACAATCTTCGTGCCAGCTTCTGTAGCCTCGAAGCTCCCCGAGGACGTTAGGTCAGGGCTTCAGGAAGGGGCCTCAGTGAAGATCAGCGGCTACGTCACGGAATATAGGGGAACCATTGAGGTCATACCCTACTCGGTTGAGGGCATCGAGGTTCTGACTTAATCTTTTCATTTTTCTTGTGGCCAATGCTATACACGAAAATGTTAAAAGTCCGACTCTTCTACCCTTATGCCACGCCATAAAACTCAGAGATAGGGGAGGTGTTAATGTGGTCTCAAATAGCTCAAGGGGAAACGATAACTCCAAAGAGGA is a genomic window of Thermococcus guaymasensis DSM 11113 containing:
- a CDS encoding OB-fold nucleic acid binding domain-containing protein, giving the protein MGGKFALVLLLVGLVVISAGCIGGGGENGSTQTQTTSSPTQSSTQLTSTTSSTTSHTTTTSTAITTTTSTSAYSIPKVSIDELGDYVGKNVSVEGLLLGLSYDSGNHVYVISVGENGTKINVTAKRELLSVINPIDVGVGSTILVTGKVESPDQISAGKIELVEKATPNIVEIKDLSSDMVGMIVVVEGNILSVKEIGSNLTLTISDGTCEIEVRILGSVVDGLDESAKAQLKEGLGVKVGGYLDEHNGKLEVIPYIPEAIIAYGEPLQTTTTTTTTTTTSEEMTTTTTTTTTASSIPTTTTTTTTTTAPPTQPGPQWVTVSDLSSASGVVQLNATWLKLYYSKPNYLLEVSDDTGRANLTVERTLLPNPIEAGTGSVLHLVVNASSMTVLNLSVVSPQPSPLLSTADITYELMGTTVVVEGTVSNFQTIGSNLKFLVVDDSGSITIFVPASVASKLPEDVRSGLQEGASVKISGYVTEYRGTIEVIPYSVEGIEVLT